In the genome of Nitrososphaerota archaeon, the window CTGGTCGCGCCTGCTCGTTTCGCCATCGAGCAGATTTTCGCAACATCGTTTATCGTGCCTAGGACATTCGAGCAATGTGTGACTGCCACCAACCTCGGGGACTCCTTCAGGAGCTCTTCGTAGGTGGCGATGTCCAGGGTCCCGTCAGTCTGGAGACCCACGAACTTCAGGGTGGCTCCCCTGTGCTTGGCGAGGAGCTGCCAGGGCACGATGTTGCTGTGGTGCTCCATAAGCGTGGTAACCAGCAGGTCGCCCTCCTTCACATACTTCTCCCCCCAGGCGAACCTGACGAGGTTGGTCGCCTCGGTTGTTCCCCTCGTGAAGATAAGCTCCTTCGGGGACGCTCCTATGAAGCGCGCCGCCTTCGTTCTCGAAGCTTCGTAGGCGGCCGTCGCCTCTTCTCCAAGGGTGTGGACGGACCTGTGGACGTTGGAGTTGTACCGCGAGTAGTAGTCTACGAGCGCGTCGATGACCTGCTTCGGTTTCTGAGTGGTCGCTGCGTTGTCGAGGTAGACCAGCCTCTTGCCGTGAACCTTCCTGCCAAGGATGGGGAAGTCTTGCCTTATCCTTTCGACATCGAGCGGCTCGGTCTCGAGCAAATTACTTCTTGTCTCCTCTCAGACCTCTACGAAAATCGTCTCGCCTTCTATTTTAACATTGAAACGCTGAAGGGGGACGGTCGCGGGCGGGTTCTGGACCTCGCCCGTCTTCAGGCTGAACTGAGAGAGGTGCAGCGGGCACACGACCCTGTCCTCCAGCATGAACCCCCGACCAAGGTCTGTCTCTTCATGGGTGCAGATGCCGCTCACAGCCGAGACTTCCCCCCCAATCCGTGCGAGGAGGACGTGGACCCCCATTACGTCCAGGCCGGCCATGGAGCCCTCGGCAAGGTCGGAGGACTTCATCGCGGGAACGAACTCTCCCATGAAGATCATCGATACTTGTAGTGGCGCTCGAAGATGTCTTCTGACTGCTTTGCCTCGGGGGTCGTTTCTCCGGTCGCGGCGAGGAGGGTCTCCCTGTCGACGAGTCTTCTCTTCTCACCCTGCCACTTGCCTTCGATCATGAACCTGGCCCCCTCGCGCGTCTGTTCGATTGGGACCCGCGACAGGACAGGCTCGAAGAAGCCGAGGACGACCATCTTCCTAGCTTCGTCGGGAGGGAGGCCCCTTGCCTCGAGGTAGAACAGCTGCTCGTCGTCTATCTGGGCGACGGAGGCGGAGTGAGTAGCCTTCACCTCGTTGTTGTCTATCTCGAGTCCGGGTATGGCGTCGGACCTCGCACTCCTTTCGAGGATCATCGCGTGGTGCGCGAGGTAGGAGCGTGAGTTCTTCGCCGCTTTGACGATCTTGATCATGCCCTTGAAAATGGTCTGGGATTCGCCCTTGAGGACACCCCGGGCCTGGGTCGAGCCGGTGGTGTCAGGGGAGTTGTGGAGGAGGTTGGTCTCGAAGTCGTACCTCTGCTTCGAGTCGGTGAAGAAGATCTCGAACCCCTCGGCCAGGGAACCCCTACCGTTGAGGAGGAAGTTCATCCTCGAGCGGGAGACGGAAGCCCCGAGGGAGAGGGCGCTCACCGTCGCCCGGGAGTCGTTGGCTGTCTCGATGGCGCGGTTGGAGACATGGACGGCCTGAGGGTCCAGGAGCTGGATGGAAGAGAAGTCGACATGGGAGCCGGGCCCTGCGCGGATCTCCAGGTTCGACGCAGTCAGGGAAGGGCCGGAGGGTCCCTTCGAATAGAGCTCCTCGAGGAAGACGAGCTTAGATCCCTCTTCCGCGACCACGAATGTCTGGTCGATGATGCTGGTCCTGGGAGAGTCGAGCAGCAGCATCCTTCGTAGGGGCTTGACCTGGACGACGTCCCGGGGGACGTGGACGAAGGTCCCGGTGTTGAAGAAGGCGTTGACGAAGGCTGCGAACTTGTCGGCTGCGGACTTCACGAGCCTGCTTTCGAAGAGCTTCCGGACGAGCTGTTCGTCGGTCTGGAGGGCCTCGTGTATTGAGACGAGCTTCACACCCTTCGAGGAGGTCTCCTCGTCCAGCTCTGCGTGGACCTGGGTCTCGTTGCCCTGGAGGAGGATGTTGCTCTCGTTCCCAGTGAGGAAGCCGCTGAAGAAACTTCGGAAGTCGACAGGGGTCTTCTCCGGTGAAAGCCGGAACTGCCCGAGGTCGAAGCTAGAGATGCTGGCGTACTTCGTGTAGAGCGGGTTCTTCTCGGGGGGAAGCTTCACGAACTCCGCGAAGGCTTCGAGCCTTGCGTCGGTCAGCCATCGGGGTTCATTCAGAGAGTCCGAGATCGTCCTGACCATGTCAGCGTCGAAAGAGCCCAATGCTGTCTGCGACATGTCTGAATCATGCCCGACCGCAGGTCCTCAACCTACGGCGTTCGTCATTTCGAGGGACATCAGGCGGTTGAACTCGACGGCGTAGGCCATTGGGAGCTCCTTGGCGAACGGTTCGAGGAACCCATTTACCACCATGCTAAGGGCGTCTCCCTCTGAGATTCCCCTGGCCATGAGGTAGAAGAGCTGCTCCTCTCCGACCTTTCCGACGCTCGCCTCGTGGGTGACTGTCGCGTCGTCTTCCTGGATTTCCATGTACGGGTAGGTCGCTGTCGTGCTCCTCTCGTCGATGAGCAGGGCGTCGCAGCGCACGCTCGATTTCACGTTCTTGGCCCCTTTCGCGATGTGGAGGAGGCCCCTGTAGGCCGTGTGCCCCCCGTCCTTCGATACTGACCTCGAGATGATCTTGGAGGTGGTGTCCCTGGCGAGATGGATGGCCTTGCCCCCTGTGTCCTGGACCTGACCGGCCCCTGCATAGGCCACTGAGATGATGTCGGCCTTGGCTCGCGGTCCGAGCAGGTAGATCGACGGGTACTTCCTAGTCAGCCTCGAGCCCCCGTTGAAGTCGACCCAGGAGACGGTCGAGTCTTCGTAGGCGTGGGCCCGCTTGGTGACGAGGTTGAGGACGTCCCTCGACCAGTTCTGGAGCGTCGTGTATTTCACCAGCGACCCCTTCTGGGCGATGATTTCGACTATCGCCGAGTGCAGAGATTGAGACGAGTAGACCGGGGCGCTGCACCCTTCCATGTAGGTGACTTCGCTGTAGGGCTCGCCGACGATCAGGGTCCGTTCGAACTGCCCCATGTTCCGCTCGTTTATCCTGAAGTATGCCTGCAGAGGCATGCTGACCTTGACGCCTTCGGGGACGTAGACGAAACTTCCAGCGCTCCACACCGCAGTCTGGAGGGCAGCGATGTAGTTGTCCTGGTAGGGGACCACGGTGCCGAAGTACTTCTTCATGATTTCCGGATATTCCTTCAGGGCGGTCACGGTGTCGGTGAATACTACCCCCTGCTTCGAAAGCTCTCCTTGGATGCTGTGGTAGACGGCCTCGCTCTCGTAGATGGCTCCCACACCCGCGAGGAACTTCTTCTCCGCCTCTCCGATCCCCAGCTTGTCGTAGGTGTTCTTGATGTACGCCGGGAGCTGGTCCCAGGAGTCGGCAGCCTTCTTGGTCGGCCTTGCGTAGTAGTAGAAGTCCTGGTAGTCGATGTCGGCGAGCTCCGGCGCCCATGCGGGGGCCTTCCGGTCAAGGAAGTGTTTGAGTGCCTTCATCCTGGTCTGCTCCATCCAGGCAGGCTCGTCGTGGAGGCGGACTATCTCCTGGACAACCCTCTCGCTGAGCCCCTTGACCCCCTTGACCGCGTACTCCTCGATGGGGTCGCTGAAACCGTACTTCTCCTTGTAATCTTCAGTTACGATGTCTACCTTGGTGGGCACTAACGTCTCACACTCGAATATAACATAGGTTATTTTCCCAGTTAAAAGGGTTATGGGGTCGCCGGGGCGATTTCTTCCTCGCCACCGTAGCCCTCTATCCAGGTGTACCCCTTCTCTTCGAGGAGACGCGACAGCTCTTCTCCCCCCGACTTGATGACCCTCCCCTGGTGCAGGACGTGCACGAACTGCGGCTTGACGTACTTCAG includes:
- the sufD gene encoding Fe-S cluster assembly protein SufD yields the protein MSQTALGSFDADMVRTISDSLNEPRWLTDARLEAFAEFVKLPPEKNPLYTKYASISSFDLGQFRLSPEKTPVDFRSFFSGFLTGNESNILLQGNETQVHAELDEETSSKGVKLVSIHEALQTDEQLVRKLFESRLVKSAADKFAAFVNAFFNTGTFVHVPRDVVQVKPLRRMLLLDSPRTSIIDQTFVVAEEGSKLVFLEELYSKGPSGPSLTASNLEIRAGPGSHVDFSSIQLLDPQAVHVSNRAIETANDSRATVSALSLGASVSRSRMNFLLNGRGSLAEGFEIFFTDSKQRYDFETNLLHNSPDTTGSTQARGVLKGESQTIFKGMIKIVKAAKNSRSYLAHHAMILERSARSDAIPGLEIDNNEVKATHSASVAQIDDEQLFYLEARGLPPDEARKMVVLGFFEPVLSRVPIEQTREGARFMIEGKWQGEKRRLVDRETLLAATGETTPEAKQSEDIFERHYKYR
- a CDS encoding Rieske 2Fe-2S domain-containing protein, whose product is MGEFVPAMKSSDLAEGSMAGLDVMGVHVLLARIGGEVSAVSGICTHEETDLGRGFMLEDRVVCPLHLSQFSLKTGEVQNPPATVPLQRFNVKIEGETIFVEV
- the sufB gene encoding Fe-S cluster assembly protein SufB: MPTKVDIVTEDYKEKYGFSDPIEEYAVKGVKGLSERVVQEIVRLHDEPAWMEQTRMKALKHFLDRKAPAWAPELADIDYQDFYYYARPTKKAADSWDQLPAYIKNTYDKLGIGEAEKKFLAGVGAIYESEAVYHSIQGELSKQGVVFTDTVTALKEYPEIMKKYFGTVVPYQDNYIAALQTAVWSAGSFVYVPEGVKVSMPLQAYFRINERNMGQFERTLIVGEPYSEVTYMEGCSAPVYSSQSLHSAIVEIIAQKGSLVKYTTLQNWSRDVLNLVTKRAHAYEDSTVSWVDFNGGSRLTRKYPSIYLLGPRAKADIISVAYAGAGQVQDTGGKAIHLARDTTSKIISRSVSKDGGHTAYRGLLHIAKGAKNVKSSVRCDALLIDERSTTATYPYMEIQEDDATVTHEASVGKVGEEQLFYLMARGISEGDALSMVVNGFLEPFAKELPMAYAVEFNRLMSLEMTNAVG